The Natrinema salaciae genome contains a region encoding:
- the thyA gene encoding thymidylate synthase translates to MRQYLDLVDTVLSEGTYKPNRTGVDTISSFSEHYEVDLQEGYPLLTTKEMDGYRWNSMLHEVCWYLSGEEHIRDLREETKIWDAWADEEGRLDTAYGRFWRRFPVPDEDAQLEGESWPDESHRWVSEETDGRRTFDQLQYVIDTLSDSPNSRRLVVNAWHPANAAVSTLPPCHYSFVFNVQGDRLNCHLTQRSGDTALGIPFNIAAYALLTKVIAQQTGFEPGTFAHTVVDTHVYCGRGDRGEWYADNLEALQSRLADADERAEYLAIKAWLESEAPAEAEGDDRLDHVPGLLEQLSREPLERPTLEVADTSIDDLAYEDVELRGYESHDGIEFSVAE, encoded by the coding sequence ATGCGACAGTACCTCGATCTCGTCGACACGGTCCTCTCCGAGGGCACCTACAAGCCCAACCGGACCGGCGTCGACACGATTTCGTCGTTCAGCGAGCACTACGAGGTCGACCTCCAGGAGGGGTATCCGCTCCTCACGACCAAGGAGATGGACGGCTACCGCTGGAACTCGATGCTCCACGAGGTCTGCTGGTATCTCTCCGGCGAGGAGCACATTCGGGACCTCCGCGAGGAGACCAAGATCTGGGACGCGTGGGCCGACGAGGAAGGCCGACTGGACACCGCCTACGGCCGCTTCTGGCGACGGTTCCCGGTCCCGGACGAGGATGCGCAACTCGAGGGCGAGTCCTGGCCGGACGAGAGCCACCGGTGGGTGTCCGAGGAGACGGACGGTCGGCGTACCTTCGACCAACTGCAGTACGTGATCGACACCCTGTCGGATTCACCGAACTCGCGGCGGCTGGTGGTCAACGCGTGGCATCCCGCCAACGCGGCCGTCTCGACGCTCCCTCCTTGCCACTACTCGTTCGTCTTCAACGTGCAGGGCGACCGTCTGAACTGCCACCTGACCCAGCGCTCGGGCGATACCGCGCTGGGAATTCCGTTCAACATCGCGGCGTACGCGCTCCTGACCAAAGTCATCGCACAACAGACCGGATTCGAACCGGGCACGTTCGCCCACACCGTCGTCGACACGCACGTCTACTGCGGTCGCGGCGACCGCGGTGAGTGGTACGCCGACAACCTCGAGGCACTCCAGTCCAGACTGGCCGACGCCGACGAGCGCGCGGAGTATCTGGCTATCAAGGCGTGGCTCGAGTCCGAGGCTCCCGCCGAGGCCGAGGGCGACGACCGACTCGATCACGTGCCGGGCCTGCTCGAGCAGCTGTCTCGAGAACCGCTCGAGCGCCCGACGCTCGAGGTGGCGGACACGTCGATCGACGACCTGGCGTACGAGGACGTCGAACTACGGGGGTACGAGTCCCACGACGGGATCGAGTTCTCGGTGGCCGAATGA
- a CDS encoding dihydrofolate reductase, giving the protein MTADGTSESANATPALETDRELVAIVAVADNGVIGKDGDMPWHIPDDMTHFKETTMDHPVIMGRVTYEGILETLGEPLPGRTTVVLTSRDLETPDGAVAAHGLEEAVETAEAAARDRHDDVDRIFVAGGASVYDQFLPAVDRLVVTEVHDEPDGDTVFPDWNRDAWTEVARDERDGFAFCEYVRAESTVE; this is encoded by the coding sequence ATGACCGCGGACGGGACATCCGAGAGCGCGAACGCGACGCCGGCGCTCGAGACCGACCGCGAACTCGTCGCCATCGTCGCCGTCGCCGACAACGGCGTCATCGGCAAGGACGGCGACATGCCTTGGCACATTCCCGACGACATGACGCACTTCAAAGAGACGACCATGGACCACCCCGTCATCATGGGGCGAGTGACCTACGAGGGCATCCTCGAGACGCTGGGCGAGCCGTTGCCCGGCCGAACGACGGTCGTCCTGACGAGCCGGGACCTCGAGACGCCGGACGGTGCCGTGGCGGCCCACGGACTCGAGGAGGCCGTCGAGACGGCCGAGGCGGCTGCACGAGACCGTCACGACGACGTGGACCGGATTTTCGTCGCCGGCGGCGCGAGCGTCTACGACCAATTTCTGCCCGCGGTCGACCGACTGGTCGTCACCGAGGTCCACGACGAACCCGACGGCGACACCGTCTTCCCCGACTGGAACCGCGACGCGTGGACGGAAGTCGCTCGAGACGAGCGCGACGGCTTCGCGTTCTGCGAGTACGTCCGCGCGGAATCGACGGTCGAGTAG
- a CDS encoding thioredoxin domain-containing protein, whose protein sequence is MDSPTQRNRLDEEESPYLRQHADNPVNWQPWDERAFEAARERDVPIFLSIGYSACHWCHVMEDESFEDEAVAEVLNENFVPIKVDREERPDVDSIYMTVCQLVSGRGGWPLSAWLTPEGKPFFVGTYFPREGTQGQPGFLDLCERISDSWESEADRPEMETRAEQWTDAARDQLEETPDAGGAAAGGSPEPPSSDVLETAADAILRSADRRAGGFGSGGPKFPQPSRLRVLARAADRTDGEEYLEVFEETLDAMAAGGLYDHVGGGFHRYCVDRDWTVPHFEKMLYDNAEIPRAFLSGYQLTGADRYATVVAETLEFVDRELTHDGGGFFSTLDAQSESPETGEREEGAFYVWTPDDVRAVLDTETDAALFCARYDISESGNFEGRNQPNRVASVSELAAQFDLTESEILKRLDAARQRLFEAREERPRPDRDEKVLAGWNGLMISTYAEAALVLGEGDYAETAVEALAFVRDRLWDDDERRLSRRYKDGDVKVDGYLEDYAFLARGALDCYQATGEVDHLAFALELARVIEAEFWDADRGTLYFTPESGESLVTRPQELGDQSTPSATGVAVETLLALDTFADSEGSEIPRGDGEAVDEEFEEIAATVLETHANTIEANAIEHATLCLAADRLEAGALEVTVAADDLPEEWRDRFASRYLPDRLFALRPPTADGLEAWLDRLGLADAPAIWAGREARDDEPTLYVCRDRTCSPPTHDVADALEWLGENDESVGSSETLDESGSPF, encoded by the coding sequence ATGGATTCCCCCACCCAGCGCAACCGGCTCGACGAGGAGGAGAGCCCCTACCTGCGCCAGCACGCGGACAACCCCGTCAACTGGCAGCCGTGGGACGAACGGGCGTTCGAGGCCGCCCGCGAGCGGGACGTGCCGATCTTCCTCTCGATCGGCTACTCGGCGTGTCACTGGTGTCACGTCATGGAAGACGAGAGCTTCGAGGACGAAGCGGTCGCCGAGGTGCTCAACGAGAACTTCGTCCCGATCAAGGTCGACCGCGAAGAGCGCCCCGACGTCGACAGCATCTACATGACCGTCTGCCAGCTCGTGAGCGGGCGGGGCGGGTGGCCGCTCTCGGCGTGGCTCACCCCCGAGGGTAAACCCTTCTTCGTCGGGACCTACTTCCCCCGGGAGGGCACGCAGGGCCAGCCCGGGTTTCTCGACCTCTGTGAACGCATCAGCGACTCCTGGGAGAGCGAGGCGGACCGCCCCGAGATGGAGACCCGCGCCGAGCAGTGGACCGACGCCGCGAGAGATCAACTCGAGGAGACCCCGGACGCCGGCGGAGCGGCAGCCGGTGGGAGCCCGGAACCGCCCTCGAGCGACGTGCTCGAGACGGCCGCCGACGCGATCCTCCGCAGCGCCGACCGCCGTGCCGGCGGCTTCGGGTCGGGCGGGCCGAAGTTCCCGCAGCCCTCGCGGCTCCGCGTTCTCGCACGAGCGGCCGATCGTACCGACGGGGAGGAGTACCTGGAGGTGTTCGAGGAGACGCTCGATGCGATGGCCGCGGGCGGGCTCTACGACCACGTCGGCGGCGGCTTCCACCGCTACTGTGTCGACCGGGACTGGACCGTCCCCCACTTCGAGAAGATGCTGTACGACAACGCCGAGATCCCGCGGGCGTTCCTCTCGGGCTACCAGCTGACGGGCGCGGATCGCTACGCCACGGTCGTCGCGGAGACCCTCGAGTTCGTCGACCGCGAACTGACACACGACGGGGGTGGCTTCTTCAGCACCCTCGACGCACAGAGCGAGTCGCCCGAGACCGGCGAGCGCGAGGAGGGCGCGTTCTACGTCTGGACGCCCGACGACGTCCGGGCGGTTCTCGATACCGAGACTGACGCCGCCCTCTTCTGTGCGCGCTACGACATTTCCGAATCGGGTAATTTCGAGGGGCGAAACCAGCCCAACCGCGTGGCCAGTGTGTCGGAACTCGCCGCCCAGTTCGATCTCACGGAGAGCGAGATCCTGAAGCGACTCGACGCGGCCCGCCAACGGCTGTTCGAGGCCCGCGAGGAGCGTCCCCGGCCCGATCGCGACGAGAAGGTACTCGCCGGCTGGAACGGACTGATGATCTCGACCTACGCCGAGGCGGCGCTGGTACTCGGCGAGGGCGACTACGCCGAGACCGCCGTCGAGGCCCTCGCGTTCGTCCGCGATCGGCTCTGGGACGACGACGAGCGTCGGCTCTCGCGGCGGTACAAAGATGGCGACGTCAAGGTCGACGGCTACCTCGAGGATTACGCCTTCCTCGCACGCGGTGCGCTGGACTGCTATCAGGCCACGGGTGAGGTCGACCACCTCGCGTTCGCACTCGAGCTGGCCCGCGTCATCGAGGCCGAGTTCTGGGACGCCGACCGGGGGACGCTGTACTTCACGCCCGAAAGCGGCGAGTCGCTCGTCACCCGGCCCCAGGAGCTCGGCGACCAGTCGACCCCCTCTGCGACCGGCGTGGCGGTCGAGACCCTGCTCGCGCTCGATACGTTCGCCGACAGCGAGGGATCGGAGATCCCTCGGGGAGACGGCGAAGCCGTCGACGAGGAGTTCGAAGAAATCGCCGCGACCGTCCTCGAGACCCACGCGAACACGATCGAGGCCAACGCGATCGAGCACGCGACGCTCTGTCTCGCCGCCGACCGACTCGAGGCCGGCGCGCTCGAGGTGACCGTCGCCGCCGACGACCTCCCCGAGGAGTGGCGCGACCGGTTCGCCTCGCGGTATCTGCCGGACCGCCTGTTCGCGCTTCGGCCGCCGACCGCGGACGGACTCGAGGCGTGGCTCGATCGGCTGGGGCTCGCCGACGCCCCCGCGATCTGGGCGGGACGCGAGGCGCGGGACGACGAGCCGACGCTGTACGTCTGTCGCGATCGGACGTGTTCGCCGCCGACCCACGACGTCGCCGACGCGCTCGAGTGGCTCGGCGAGAACGACGAGTCCGTCGGCTCGAGCGAGACGCTGGACGAGTCCGGAAGTCCGTTCTAG
- a CDS encoding calcium-binding protein — MSEQNTTGDSRRSFMAKGALATGALTLGTGAFGTATVGAQEDRIAVFATDLYPGADFDVIAQLQESTTVEILQLDGETVPEISQPDEWTGHIIRYDIGQESGITTFLFVRGAGLSAGDSGMLGEDASVLSSDLNLMTTSVGGGDGGDGGDGGNGGNETASENETASGNGGE; from the coding sequence ATGAGCGAACAAAATACGACAGGCGACTCGAGGCGGTCGTTCATGGCGAAGGGCGCCCTCGCGACGGGCGCACTGACGCTCGGAACGGGCGCGTTCGGGACGGCCACGGTCGGTGCACAGGAAGACCGAATAGCGGTCTTCGCGACAGATCTCTATCCCGGTGCGGATTTCGACGTCATCGCCCAGCTCCAGGAGAGCACGACGGTCGAGATCTTACAGCTGGACGGTGAAACCGTGCCGGAGATCTCCCAGCCGGACGAGTGGACCGGGCACATCATCCGGTACGACATCGGACAGGAATCCGGAATCACGACGTTCCTGTTCGTGCGAGGTGCGGGCCTGAGCGCCGGCGACAGCGGAATGCTCGGCGAGGACGCGTCGGTGCTGAGTTCCGATCTGAACCTCATGACCACGTCGGTTGGCGGCGGCGACGGCGGCGACGGCGGCGACGGCGGCAACGGTGGAAACGAGACTGCCAGCGAGAACGAGACCGCCAGCGGAAACGGAGGTGAATAA
- the acnA gene encoding aconitate hydratase AcnA, with translation MGSDTFSDAIREFDHDGETYKMADLTVLEERGLCDLEKLPVSVRVLLESVLRNAATDGGSVDADDVRAAAGWQPDVPDAEVPFQPSRVVLQDLTGVPAVVDLAALRSAADRAGKDPAIVEPEVPCDLVIDHSVQVDYFGSEDAYEQNVELEYERNEERYRAIKWAQQAFDEFNVVPPGTGIVHQVNLEHLGRVVHAREDEGDQWLLPDTLVGTDSHTPMIGGIGVVGWGVGGIEAEAALLGQPITMTLPEVVGVKLTGELPEGATATDLVLHITEKLRQVGVVDKFVEFYGPGVSQLSVADRATIANMAPEQGSTISMFPVDDATLDYLELTGRDEDHIELVREYLEAQGLFGEHDPEFTEEVEFDLGDVEPSLAGHKKPHARIPMGDLDEHFPTLLAEEGVIDSGAAEGDGGLVAKDQPGLDETVPVTLEDGTEVEIGHGSVLVSAITSCTNTSNPSVMVAAGLLARNALEQGLDVPDYVKTSLAPGSRVVTEYLKQADLLDDLEGLGYNVVGYGCTTCIGNAGPLAEPIEAAIDEHDLWTTSVLSGNRNFEARIHPKIRANYLASPPLVVAYGLAGKMDIDLETEPIGTNDDGEEVYLDDIWPDPQEVKETIHDSVSSDLFKEKYSHVYEGDERWDALDAPTGEVYDWDSESTYIREPPFFTDFPLEEPGVENIADARCLLTLGDTVTTDHISPAGPFSEDLPAGQWLKERGVEPYEFNTYGSRRGNHEVMMRGTFANVRIENQLLDGKEGGYTIHHPTGEETTVFEASKRYREDDTPLIVMAGEELGTGSSRDWAAKGTDLLGIRATIGKSYERIYRDNLIGMGVLPLQFEDGEGWEELGLDGSEHFAIEGLEDGLEPMAELTVVAEADDGETTEFDVTAQVGTPAAVEYVENGGVLHLVLRRLLTE, from the coding sequence ATGGGAAGTGATACGTTCTCGGACGCGATCCGGGAGTTCGACCACGACGGCGAGACCTACAAGATGGCCGACCTCACGGTGCTCGAGGAGCGGGGCCTCTGTGACCTCGAAAAACTGCCCGTGAGTGTTCGCGTGCTGCTCGAATCGGTACTGCGAAACGCCGCGACCGACGGCGGCTCCGTCGACGCGGACGACGTGCGAGCGGCGGCCGGGTGGCAGCCCGACGTTCCCGACGCCGAGGTTCCGTTCCAGCCCTCGCGCGTCGTGTTACAGGACCTGACCGGCGTTCCTGCTGTCGTCGACCTCGCCGCGCTGCGGTCGGCCGCGGACCGGGCCGGCAAGGACCCCGCGATCGTCGAACCCGAGGTCCCCTGCGACCTCGTGATCGACCACAGCGTGCAGGTCGACTACTTCGGCAGCGAGGACGCGTACGAACAGAACGTCGAACTCGAGTACGAACGCAACGAGGAGCGCTACCGCGCGATCAAGTGGGCCCAGCAAGCGTTCGACGAGTTCAACGTCGTCCCCCCGGGAACGGGGATCGTCCACCAGGTCAACCTGGAACACCTCGGACGGGTCGTCCACGCCCGTGAGGACGAGGGCGACCAGTGGCTCCTGCCCGACACGCTCGTCGGCACCGACAGCCACACTCCCATGATCGGCGGCATCGGCGTCGTCGGCTGGGGCGTCGGCGGGATCGAGGCCGAGGCCGCGCTGCTCGGCCAGCCCATCACGATGACGCTACCCGAGGTCGTCGGCGTCAAGCTCACCGGCGAACTGCCCGAGGGCGCGACCGCGACCGACCTCGTGCTCCACATCACGGAGAAGCTCCGCCAGGTCGGCGTCGTCGACAAGTTCGTCGAGTTCTACGGCCCCGGCGTCTCCCAGCTCTCCGTCGCCGACCGCGCGACGATCGCCAACATGGCCCCCGAGCAGGGATCGACCATCAGCATGTTCCCGGTCGACGACGCGACGCTCGACTACCTCGAGCTCACCGGCCGCGACGAGGATCACATCGAACTCGTCCGCGAGTACCTCGAGGCACAGGGTCTGTTCGGCGAGCACGACCCCGAGTTCACCGAGGAGGTCGAGTTCGACCTCGGCGACGTCGAGCCCAGCCTCGCGGGCCACAAGAAGCCCCACGCCCGGATCCCGATGGGCGATCTGGACGAACACTTCCCCACGCTGCTCGCGGAGGAAGGTGTAATTGACTCGGGCGCCGCGGAAGGCGACGGCGGGCTCGTCGCGAAAGACCAGCCCGGTCTCGACGAGACGGTCCCCGTGACGCTCGAGGACGGTACCGAGGTCGAGATCGGCCACGGCTCCGTCCTCGTCAGCGCGATCACGAGCTGTACGAACACCTCGAATCCGTCGGTGATGGTCGCCGCCGGACTGCTCGCACGCAACGCGTTAGAGCAGGGGCTCGACGTGCCCGACTACGTCAAGACCAGCCTCGCGCCCGGGAGTCGGGTCGTCACGGAGTACCTGAAACAGGCCGACCTGCTCGACGACCTCGAGGGCCTGGGCTACAACGTCGTCGGCTACGGCTGTACGACCTGCATCGGGAACGCCGGCCCGCTGGCAGAGCCGATCGAGGCCGCCATCGACGAGCACGACCTCTGGACCACGAGCGTCCTCTCGGGCAACCGTAACTTCGAGGCCCGCATCCACCCGAAGATCCGCGCGAACTACCTCGCCAGCCCGCCGCTGGTCGTCGCCTACGGCCTCGCGGGCAAGATGGATATCGACCTCGAGACGGAGCCGATCGGGACGAACGACGACGGCGAGGAGGTCTATCTCGACGACATCTGGCCGGACCCACAGGAGGTCAAAGAAACGATTCACGACAGCGTCTCCTCGGACCTGTTCAAGGAGAAGTACTCGCACGTCTACGAGGGCGACGAGCGCTGGGACGCCCTCGACGCGCCCACCGGCGAGGTCTACGACTGGGACTCCGAGTCGACCTACATCCGCGAGCCGCCGTTCTTCACGGACTTCCCGCTCGAGGAGCCCGGCGTCGAGAACATCGCGGACGCCCGCTGTCTGCTCACGCTCGGTGACACGGTCACGACCGACCACATCAGTCCCGCCGGACCGTTCAGCGAGGACCTGCCCGCCGGCCAGTGGCTGAAAGAGCGCGGCGTCGAACCCTACGAGTTCAACACCTACGGCTCGCGACGGGGCAACCACGAGGTCATGATGCGGGGCACCTTCGCGAACGTCCGCATCGAGAACCAGCTGTTAGACGGCAAGGAAGGCGGCTACACCATCCACCACCCGACGGGCGAGGAGACCACCGTCTTCGAGGCCTCAAAGCGCTACCGCGAGGACGACACCCCGCTCATCGTCATGGCCGGCGAGGAACTCGGCACCGGCTCGAGTCGCGACTGGGCGGCCAAGGGGACCGACCTGCTGGGCATCCGCGCGACGATCGGCAAGAGCTACGAGCGCATCTACCGGGACAACCTCATCGGCATGGGCGTCTTGCCCCTGCAGTTCGAGGACGGCGAGGGCTGGGAGGAACTCGGCCTCGACGGCTCCGAACACTTCGCCATCGAGGGCCTCGAGGACGGCCTCGAGCCGATGGCCGAGCTCACCGTCGTCGCGGAAGCAGACGACGGCGAGACGACGGAGTTCGACGTGACCGCGCAGGTCGGCACCCCCGCCGCCGTCGAGTACGTCGAGAACGGCGGCGTGCTCCACCTCGTACTCCGCCGGCTGCTCACAGAGTAG